The Sphaerochaeta globosa str. Buddy region TCGCCTAGACGGGTATAGACTCGTACTAATACTTCTTTGTACAAAGTCTCCTTATTCCCAAAATGACGATAAATGAGAGCTTTATTTACATTTGCTTTACGAGCGATTTCGTCAACCCTACACCCATAGAGACCCTTATCAGAAAACTCTTCTTCAGCAAATTTTAGAATTGCTTTTTTCGTAGCATCTGTACGCATCTCTTGCTTGGTCATGTGACATCCTTATAAAAGTAACTAACTAGTTACAGTTTAGGGATAGATTCTCACTTTTGTCAAACATTCTTTTATTAAAATTATATCGATAGTTTAAAAATGGATAGTAGAATCTATCAAATCTTTATCTGAAATATAAATATATTTCTATTTTAATAGTAATTCTAGAAGGATACCTGCACCCCTACCAAAGAGCCAGTTAGCACTTTGGGGGCATTAGCATCCTTTTGCTGCATCCGATGGGTCAGATACGGGCCTAGAAACCCAATGGCTGAGCCTATTGCTGCACCGGCTGCGACATCCGATGTATAGTGGCATCCGCTTACCACACGCAACACTGCAGTACCGAGGGCTAAAGCCCACGTTGTAGCACTGACAGCCTTCATGGCTTTAGAGTCGGGATAGAAAAGAATCTGCATGGTCTGGGTGTAGGCCGCTGCACTGAAGGCCATCAGGGTATGCCCGGAGGGAAACGATTCATAGTTTTTTTCAGATTTCACTCCATCAGGAAGGGGAACCCCATCCTGGACATACGGCCTCGGTTTGTGAATTACTTGTTTTAAAACGGTACGAACGGTATAGGCTTCTACCATGGTCCACGCATAACTGGTTGCTACAGTCAGGTAATCAGAAGGGGGCGCAACAAATCCGATAGCTCCGGGGGCAATGAGGGTTAAACCCAAGGTGATATCACTGGCTGTGGAGAGGTCCTCATTGTAGGCAAAATCGAGGGCTGAGAGGGGGGACAAAAAGAAGCACAGGATCAGTAGTAGTGCAATTGTTGTCTGTTTTCTGTTCATACGTGCCTCCATTTGGATTTTCAGTCTACTCGGACTTTTCAAAGCCCTCAAGACCAAGGCGAATCTCATAGGAGGAAAAACCTTTCTTTTGCAGGTAATACCGCACCTTGTCCTCACCCACTTTCTTCACTACCTGCAGGTAGGCTTTCTGTACATACTCTACGATGGATTCTTCGTCATACAGCTCGTCCAAAGCACGCTGGGCATCCTCGCGGGTAACCCCTTTGGCTGCAAGACGCTGGGCCATCAGGACTCTTCCCTCAGGACTTTTCTTCTGCCTGTGCTCAATGGTCAGGAGGGCATACCGATACTCGCTGAGTAGATTTTCTTCGGCAAGTTGCTCAAGGGTAGGTTTGATAATCTGCAGCTCATACCCCTTCTGCACCAGTTTTTGCGTCAGCTCAAGGGCTGTATGCTCGCGTCTGGCTAGGTAGACCATGGCTTGGGAGTAGCAATTGCGCTTCTGTTGAAAAGCCTTCAGCTCAGAGCACTGCTCCTCGGTAAGCTCCTGCCCCACACTGAGGTGCTGGGCACGAAAGACATCGGCTGTAATAAAAAAAGGGAAACCCTCGTGGACAAGGACTTGATAGCCTTGTCCAGGGATTTCCCCTTCGATGCGTGCAAATGCCACTTAGCGCTTGGAGAACTGGAACTTGCGGCGAGCACCCGGCTGACCGTACTTCTTGCGTTCAACCATGCGGGAGTCACGAGTCATGAATCCAGCAGTGTGCAGTGCGGGTCTGAAAGCCTCGTCGTGTGCACAGAGAGCGCGTGCGATACCATGACGGCATGCACCAGCCTGTCCAGAGGGACCACCACCGATACAATTGATAAGGATATCATACTTGCCAGTAGTTTCAGTGATCTCAAGCGGCTGCTTGACGATGAACACCAACATCGGGTTTCCGAAGTAGGAGTCAACATCTCTACCGTTCACAATGATCTTGCCCTCGCCTTCACGCAGGTATACACGAGCGATGGCGGTCTTGCGGCGGCCAACACCATGACCAAGATCTACAACTTTTTTCACTTCTTTCTTTGCCATTTTTCGCTCCTACCTTAGATTTCAACCGTGATGGGTTGCTGAGCCTGCTGCTGGTGATTTGCACCTGCATAGACTTTCATGTTGGTGTACAACTTGCGACCGAGCGGGCCACGGGGAAGCATACCTCTGATGGCACGCTCCATCGGGTAGACAGGGTTGCGCTTGACCATTTCAGCATAGCTGTATGACCGAAGTCCACCTGGGTAGTTCGAATGGCGATAATACATTTTGTCCTGGTACTTGTTGCCCGAAAGAGCAGCTTTCTCAGCATTGATGATAATCACATAGTCGCCCATGTCCTGGTGAGGAACGTAAATGGGCTTGTTCTTCCCGCGAAGGATGCGTGCAGCGGCAACTGCTACCTTGCCAAGCTCCTTTCCCTCTGCATCAATCAGATACCATTTCTTCTGAACTGTCAGCGGTTTCACAAAAATAGTCTTCATCTATTCATCCTGTTCTGCAAGGACCAGCCTTGCGTGTGTTTTTTGCATGGACAGAAGGATGGATACCATCCCAGACTGCCATATTTACTATGTTACAGCACCAGCATACTGACGCGACAACTGCACAAAACTCCGAATATCACCATTTGAATACTCGCCTGGAATAATGAACGGAACATCAGCAGAAGGAGGCAGTACTACCTTGAGGGCCAAAGCCTCCAAAGCAAACTCCTCGTAGCGCTGAGCACAAAGGCCGGTTAATCCGTACGGACCTCTGGTCTCGAACACTCCCTGTAAAGGATTGTTCATTCGCTTTGCAACTGTCTCCTCCACGGAAAGAATGCGAATCAATGACGCTGTAGTTTTGATGAGCAAATCAAGCAACAACGGTGATACGCAATCTGAAGGCGGTATGTCAGCTGTACAGGCTTCTTCCTTGAGGCAAACGACCTGAGGTACGAAACTCCCTGGGAAAGGTAGGATAGGGAGGAGCATCACGGAATCTGCCCCGCCAAAACCTAGGAACGGTCGCCAATAGGACACTGTACGGCTTTCATGCTCAGGTGAGACTGCCGGGTCGAAGATTGCATCACTCGAAACCCGTCGTGCCACCTGGAGGACTTTCTGCTGATCAGAGTACACCCTGATCACCGGAAAATCTGGAAACAGCATTGCCAGCAGCTTTTCGAGCCTTCCTGGGAAAAGCGAAGGATATTCGCTAAGCAACCCACGACTGACCGTGGCCTTGATGGACCGTTGGATCTGTTCGTTTCGATGCCCCAAAATGGCTCTGCCATAATTCTGAAAAAAATCAGTGTATCGCACGCCTCGCCTATCATAAAGATAGAATGAGCGCGCACGGACAACGGTAGGCATTGTATAACCTTCCGGCCTTTCTTGTCTAGTCTCTTTCCCCCCATCGGCCATATCACTCACTCCCAATTTTCTCAAGTTGGGCGAACTTGCTGATAAACGTGGCTTTTCGACCACCGCTGAAACGGACTTCGATGACCTCACGGTCTCCATTCATCCGAACATTCACCACTTCGCCCTCGCCATAACTTTCACTATACACCCGCTGACCAACAGGAAACAGCACTCCGGTCTCTCCCTCAGAATGGACTGTTTTCATTGCAAAGGTTTTTGCATTGCTGCCGAAACCCTTCTGGATAAGGGAGCCGCCACTGCTTCCCCAGGATGAAGTACTGGACTGCTGGTGTTCCCTGCGTTTCTCACCCAGACTTGAAAGCCCCTGATAGGAAGAGGTGTCAAAGGAGCCGGGCCGTATCCCCTGTACATTGACCAAGGAGGAATCCACTTCATCGAGGAATCGACTGGGATGCTGAAAACTTGTTCGCCCCCAGATTTTCCTCGCCCTGGCACAAAGCAGATACAACTCATTCCTTGCCCGAGTTACCGCTACATAAAATATGCGCCGCTCTTCCTCAATGTCATCATCGCTCTCATTCGCCCTTCCAGGAAAGAGCTCTTCTTCCAGCCCTGCAACAAAAACCCGGTCGAACTCCAGACCCTTGGTATTATGCATGGTGATCAAGGTGACACCTTCCTTGTCACGGGGATCCTCCCTGCCCAACGTGGTGGGGTCCAGGGAAAGCTGCTCCAAAAAGAGCAACAGCCCCTCCAAGGAGGAGTCGTAGGAAGAAAGCGCATTGACCAGTGCCTCAAGGTTACCCACCTTGCCGGTACTGTTCTGGCTGTCAACTTCTTGGTAATAGTCCAAAAGACCCGACTCGCGGATCAAAAAATTTGCGCAGTCGACCAACTCACCTTCCCCAAGCATGGCTTGTGCATGCTCGAACATCCTGAGAAACTGGGAAGCTCCCGATTTTGCCTTGGCAGACAGAACGTTCTGCGCAATGGCAAGCCTGAGCATGGCAAAGATGCTGCCGTCGGTCTGGGAAGCGAAGGAGAGGATGCTGTCCAAGGCCCCCGGGCCAATCCCCCGGGCAGGCTTATTGATCATGCGCTTGAAATTCACCTCGTCCTTCTCGTTGGTAAGCAGGAAAAGCAAGGCAAGAGAATCCTTCACCTCTTCACGGTCATAGAACTGTAAAGCTCCTACTACCTTGTAGGGAATGGAAAGCCGCTTGAAGACAGTTTCGAACGCCACAGACTGTGCATTGGTACGGTAAAGCACCGCACTCTCATTGAATTTCTTATCTGAAAGGAGGATGTTGCTCACTCTCAATGCTTCATCCTGCTCGTCTTGTATATATATAAGGTTGGGTTTTGAACCTTTGGTCTTGGCGGTCCAAAGCTTTTTTGCATGGCGACCCTTGTTATGCTGTATCACCGAGTTTGCAACATCGAGGATATGCTTCGTAGATCGATAGTTCTGTTCCAGTTTGATGATTCTCGTTCCCGCATACAGCTCGGGGAAGCTGAGAATATTCTGCACCTCGGCACCACGGAAACGATAAATGGACTGGTCGTCATCACCTACTACACAGATGAAACAACCCTGACCGGCCAAAAGCTTGAGCAGGTTGAACTGCGCTGCGTTTGAGTCTTGGTACTCATCAACGAGAATCATGGAGAACCGACGGTGCACCCAATCCAAAACTTCCGGCTTTTCCTGTAACAGTTCGATGCTCCGCCCGATAAGGTCTGCAAAGTCGACATTGCCGATGTTTCTGAGCTTTTTCTCATACGCTTCATACATCCGTTTGAAGGTGCCGTCAACTTTCAACGAAGAGAGGTTGTCCGACGGCCTCAGGGCGCGGTCCTTCGCATAGGAAATCTTTCGCATGACCGGGTCGAGCTCACGTTTCTTATAGTTTGGAAAGCAGGAAGCAAGCAGGGACAATGAATCATCGTCATCATAAATGGTAAAATTGGAAGCAAGTCCGATCTCTGAGCCAAATCGCCTGAGCAGCCATGCACCAAAGGAGTGGAAGGTACGGATGGTACAATCCTCAACCTGACTGTTGCCGTCCAGCATCACGCCTACCCGCTCTTTCATTTCACTTGCGGCCTTGTTGGTAAATGTCACGGCAAGAATTTTATACGCAGGAATGCCCAGCTTCTCAACGGCATAGGCAATTTTTGTGGTAATAACCCTTGTTTTTCCACTGCCGGCCCCGGCTAGGACCAATAAAGGCCTTTCGTTCTCCAAAACAGCCTCGCGCTGTTGCTCGTTCAAAGCCTCAAGCATAGAGACGATATCAGCCATTAAGAGCTCCTCCTACCGGGACGGCTTCCAAATCCAGGCCATTGACAGCTCTGATACCGCAAAGCACTTTCTGTCCTGGTTTAAGTGATCTTCCCAGAACAACGGTCAATCCATCAACTTCAGGAGCCTGGCCATACATACGCCCGATGGCAAGATCTTCACCTTCTACCAGCTCCTCGATGAGTACCTCATACTCCTTGCCCACAAACCGAGCAAGGTTTGCATTGGTGATCGGACCCTGCAAGGCTTGTAATTGCGCCTGATACCCTTGGGCCAACTTGTTTGCCTTCTTGTGCTCACGCTCGCCGCGAAGCGAGTAAGCCTTGGTCCCCTCCTCCCTGCTATAGGTGAAGGAACCAACCCAATCGAGTTTCGCCTTGGACAGGAAATCCAGTACCTCGGCAAAAGCCTTGTCATCCTCTGTCGGATACCCCAATAGTATCGTCGAACGGATAACCGCTTCAGGTACGGTATTGCGAATCGATTCTATGAGCGAAAGGTAACTCTCTTTTGTACCGGTCCGACCCATGCTTTGGAGCACTTTTTGGTCGGCATGCTGGAAAGGAATATCGAAATAGGGCAACACCTTCTTATGCTCTGCAATGAACTTGGCGAGCGTTGGGGGGAACGCATCGGGATAGATATAGAGCAGTCGGATGGAAAAATCGCCATCCAATGCGACCAAAGCCTCCAAGAGGTCCATAAACTTGCTTGACTTGTCCGGTCCGTCGGTACCGTAGGCTGCAAGATCCTGGGCGATGAGATTGATTTCCTTGATTCCCCGCTCGATGAGCGTTCTTGCCTCAATAAGGATTGTTTCTTTCAGCTTGCTTCGCAGGCCACCGCGGATGAGGGGAATGGCACAGTAGGAACACCAATGGTTGCATCCTTCACTGATTTTCAAGTACGCACTGCCGGGGAAGGACAGCAATTCATTGCGCTCATATACCTCATTCGCCAGATCAGGATAGGACGGCAGCTCTATCACCCTGTCCCCTGCAAAAACCTGTCGGACCACCTCATGGATTTTGGAAAGGTCGCGGTTGCCGAAAATGGCTGAAGCTTCTCCTAATTCATCCTGTAGTTCCTTGGCATACCGTTGGGCCATGCATCCGCTGAGAATGATTTTTGCCTGGGGGTTTGCCTCATGCAGCGAGAAAAAGGATTCGATTGACTGCTCTCTTGCCGACTCAATGAAACCACAGGTGTTGACCATGATCAAATCGGCTTCCGCCACCTCAGTAGTGTGAGTAAACTGGTCATCCTCAAGCAGCTTGATCAGCGTCTCGGCATCGACTTGGTTTTTGGAACAACCAAGATTTTCCATATATACTTTTTTCATGCAGTTCTCCATTATTGCTTCACATACGAGAGCGTAGCGTATCACAAAAGCCTAGGGTTATCCTACCTCTTGAGGCACCAAAACAACCTGACAGATAGTGAAATAGTGTAATAAATAACTTTTGGCTATTAACACGGTATCTGCTTATAACCAAAACTCTTATAGCTATGCAAAAAGAGTTCATTTTGCATAATTATGGTAATTCTTGCATAAATGACCGTCTTGGTATAGTATCTGAATGCTGTATGATTTCAGGCTTATCACGCCTACCCATCTATGCAACAAAAATCTTACAAGAGGAAACGAATGACGAAATATATCGTGAACCGCCTATTAGGAATGATTCCTACGCTACTGATCATCATCACGCTGAGTTTCTTCATTGTCCGCATCGCACCAGGAGGGCCGTTCGCCACAGAACGCAACCTTCCCGAGGTGGTAAAGCGAAACATTGAGGCCAAGTATCATCTGGATGAGTCCATGGTCCAACAGTATGGACGTTATATGTTTGACATACTCCGCGGCGATCTCGGCCCGTCCTTCAAATACAAGGACTACGATGTTAATTACTACATCGCCAACAGCCTTCCCAAATCAATTGTACTGGGCAGCTGGGCCATGTTGCTTGCACTCCTCTTTGGAATATCGGCTGGAATTATTGCTGCAGTAAAACAGAACTCTTGGGTTGATTACCTGAGTATGGGGATAGCCGTCATCGGTATCTCAGTACCCCTCTTTGTCATTGCACCAGTTTTGCAGCTCATTTTTGCGATGAAGCTCAAATGGCTGCCCACCAGTGGTTGGTACACCACCGGCGAAGGATGGAAAACCGTCATTCTTCCTGCAGTCTCCCTTTCGTTTGCCTATTTTGCAAACATTGCACGACTTACCCGCTCCTCCATGCTTGAGACGCTGAGAAGTGATTATATCCGTACAGCTAAAGCCAAGGGCATGAAGAACACAACCATAATCTTCAAACACGCCATGAAAGGGGCAATGCTCCCGATTGTCAGCTATCTCGGTCCCGCATTTGCAGGTATCATTACCGGTTCGATTGTGGTAGAGCAGATTTTCCGGGTTCCCGGCTTGGGCAAGTTCTTTGTCCAGAGCTCTTTCAACCGTGACTATACCCTGATTGTGGGTGTTGTCATCGTGTACTCGGTTATTCTTATTATCATGAACTTCATCGTAGACATCGTCTACGCTCAACTCGACCCGAGAATTACCTACAAATAAGGAGAGGACCATGTTCTTAAAAAGAAATAAAGCAAAATTAACGGCCCTCAACGAATTTGATCAGGTCGTTGAAGGGAATAGTCTGAGCAAGGATGCCTGGAGAAGACTGAAAAAGAACAAAATGGCCGTACTGGGCATGATAATTGTCATCGTCTACTCCTTGCTTGCCGCCTTTGCCACGTTCCTGCCCATCTATGCCTATGACCAGATTATCCTTGACCATCAGCACTTACGTCCCTCATTTTCAAAGAATGCGGGCGACCTAATGATGGAAACAAAACTTGAGGACCTGTATTTCAAGGCTTGGAGAGCTGGTTCTCTCCAAGTGACTGAAGAACAGTCGGCCCAGATCAAGACCTGGATTGCCGCAAACGAGACCAACAAGGTATGGGACTTCTGTTATGCAGAGGGAGAACGACAGAAAGCTGAAGGAACATTCACCTTCAGCAGTGCCGACCAGAAAACCATCGACCGCCTGCAGGAAAAAATCAACAATGAATTTCTGATCAACGTCGAGAAGGTCCTGTGGACCGACCCTGCCAGTGGAAAAGTACATAACCTCGCTCGCATGGATTTTCTTGAAATTGAGAAAATTTATGCGGACTTGCTGAAGATTGACATTGCGGTAATCGAGAAGCAAACCCGAGAAGAGATTCGTAACCTTGTACTTAACAACCTCAAAGCGTCCACTCCCGACTTAAGTGCAGAGGAGTATGAGGCGAACCTGCAAATCGAGATGGACACCCTTGGAGAGAAAGGTATAGCCTCCCAGGGAAAAACCAACCTCTTGGGTAAAATCAAGACCACCATCACCCGTACTGCCGAGCGCGAGCTTCGCAAGGAAATCAGCGAAGGAAAAGCCCAGTTCCCCATCGACCGTGAGATTACCGTCAACGACCAGCTCACTGCCGAAATTACCGCTACCAAGAAGCACGAACGCAAATACGTCCTCGGAACCGACTATAGCGGTCGCGACATGCTCTCGCGCATTATTTATGGTGGTCAAGTCTCCATTGCCATCGGTTTGATCGGAACCATCACCAGTGTCATCATCGGTATCGTCCTTGGGGCAATAGCCGGGTATGCAGGTGGGAAAATCGACTTCCTGCTGATGCGCTTCGTCGATATCATGTATGGCCTTCCGTACATGCTGCTGGTTATCATTTTCATGGCCATATTCGGTCGAAATATCATGAACCTTTTCGTCGCCTTGGCAATGGTCAGCTGGCTGACGGTAGCACGAATGGTCCGAGGACAGGTCATGAGCTTGAAGAACAGCGAATATGTTGAGGCGGCACGTAGCATGGGCGCATCCACTGGACGCATTATTTTCCGCCATATGGTTCCCAACTCGCTCTCGGTCATCATTGTCTATTCAACCCTTAGGGTTCCTGCTTTCATTATGCAGGAGTCTTTCCTCTCGTTCCTGGGGCTTGGTGTTCAGGCTCCCTTTGCATCGTGGGGTTCATTGGTTGGAGATGCGGTGAATGGCATGACCCTCTATCCGTGGAAATTGATTTTCCCGGCTATCGCCATGACCATCTTCCTCTTCGCCATGAACTTCTTTGGTGATGGTTTGAGGGATGCGTTCGACCCACAAAGCAAAAACCAACTCTAGGAGGATCCACGTGAACCAGAAACCCAATGCTAAGGTGGTCCTCGAAGTTAAGGACCTCAAGACATATTTCAAAACCGACGCCGGCATCGTTAAAGCTGTTGATGGCGTATCATTTACACTGCATGAAGGGGAAACCTTGGGCATCGTAGGAGAGAGCGGCAGCGGCAAGAGCGTCACCAACCTCTCAATCATGCGCCTTATCCCCTCCCCTCCGGGAAAAATTGTCGGTGGCGAAGCCCTCTTTGATGGTGTAGACATCTTCAAGGTTACCGAGAAAGAGATGCGAGGAATCCGAGGCAAGAAGATTTCCATGATCTTCCAGGATCCGATGACCAGTCTCAACCCGTTCCTTAGGATCTCCACGCAGATGGTTGAAACCATCCGCCTCCACGAGAAGGATGTTTCCAAGCAGGATGCACTGAAGCGTTCCATCGACATGCTCAAGTTGGTTGGCATCCCCTCAGCGGAGAAGCGGATTCAGAATTATCCCCACCAGTTCTCCGGCGGTATGCGCCAGCGTGTCATGATTGCCATGGCCCTTTCCTGCAACGCCCAGGTGTTGGTCGCCGACGAACCGACTACGGCTCTGGACGTAACCATCCAAGCCCAGATTCTCGAGTTGATCGACAAACTGAGTACCAAAATGGGTACTGCGGTTATTCTCATCACCCATGACCTTGGCGTAGTTGCCGGCATGTGTGACCATGTATGCGTTATGTATGCCGGAAAAATTGTGGAAAAGGCTGCCACCGACGACCTGTACGCAAGACCCTCCCACCCCTATACCGAAGGCCTTATCAAGAGCGTGCCCCGTATGGACACAACCAAGAAGGGCAACCGGCTCTTCTCCATTGAAGGGCAACCGCCAAATGTCATCGACCTTCCTCCTTGCTGTCCCTTCCATCCCCGCTGCCACAAGGCAATGGAGGTATGCCGACACGCATACCCTCCCGTAAAGGATTTGGGAGCAGGACATGAGGTTGCCTGTTGGCTGTTTGCCGATGAGGCAGCTAAAGCCCAGGCACTGAAAGAGGCAAACGTAGAGGAGCAGGCAACATGAGCACATCAAAGAAACCCCTTTTGGAAGTCAAGGATCTGAAACAGCACTTCCCCATAACCAGCGGATCCATTTTACAGAAACAAGTCGGCGCCATCCGCGCCGTAGACGGCATCTCCTTTGATGTATATCCCGGGGAGACTCTGGGAATCGTCGGTGAGTCGGGTTGTGGCAAATCCACAACGGTACGTTCGATAGCACAGCTGTACAAACCTACCAGCGGCAGTGTTGTTTTCAACGGTGTCGATTTGGTTGGTGCCGATCAGAAAACCATGCTCAAATCCCGGCGGGACATTCAGATGATCTTCCAAGATCCGTATGCATCCTTGGACCCGCGCATGACTGTCCGTTCCATCATTGCCGAACCACTGGTTATCTACAACAACCGCAATCTTCTGGAAAAGCCGCTTTCTTCGTTGGATATCGAGCGGAAGGTTGAGAACCTGATGGAGCGCGTTGGTCTGAACAAGGCTTTCAAAAACCGCTATCCGCATGAATTCAGTGGCGGTCAGCGCCAGAGAATCGGCATTGCCCGAGCGTTGGCTCTCAATCCAAAAATCATTCTTGCAGATGAACCGGTCTCTGCTCTGGATGTTTCGATCCAGTCGCAGATTCTGAACCTGCTTGGTGATTTGCAGAAGGAGTTCGGCCTCACCTATATTTTCATCGCTCATGACCTTGCAGTCATCCAGCACATTTCCACCCGTGTGGCAGTCATGTACTTGGGAAAGATTGTTGAGATCAGCGATGCAGTCAGGTTGTACGACAATCCGCTGCACCCCTATACCACTGCCCTGCTCAGTGCTGCTCCGATTCCCGATCCAAAGGTAGAGCGTGAACGAAAGCGCATCATCCTCACCGGCGACGTTCCGTCCCCTGACAAGGAACGCAACGGTTGTTATTTCTACGATCGTTGTCCGAAGAAGATGCCTTGGTGTTCATGCCACCTGCCTCCGATGTTCGACATAGAGGACAAGCACCAAGTTGCTTGCTGGCTCTATGATACAGAGGACCACAGCAAGACCAGCATGGAAGAAGCCCAAGCTGATGCCCAAAAGGCAAGTAAGTAGTATGAAGCCACCCGCGAGGGTGGCTTCACTTTCTAAAGGTCCTTGTAGGAAACGTTGAGGTCCAAATCCCGTGGTCGATCCATATATAAGGGAAGACCGGTAACCGCCCCGATTGCCTGCATTGCAGACTCGGTTCTTCCCCCCGAAGTCTTTTCAGGCATGATTTCTATCGATCGTATCTGGTCATCCTTGAGTTTGAGCGAGAAAACCAGCATTGCCTTCAGACGGCGTCTGGTTGGTTTGGCCTCCTTGTCGCTGCTGCCTCTGACAAAATGGGTGATTTCCAACTGTTCAACATCGGAAAACGAAAACGTTTCGCGTTTGCAAATCCAAGCAAAGCCGTACACGCTGGTAATCGTATTGCTTTGGGTATTGAAATACCATGTATCACGGTAGACACTGCCGGCCAAACTAAGCAACAAAAGCACAGGAATATGAGGCATGGTACCCAATGGAACCCCATCAGAAAGGTTTTCTGACAAACCCCATATGAGAAACAGGGAGAACAGTGCACAGAGTATATGGAAAAAGTGGTTAATCCCATAAGCAATTCCATCGTGCTTGATAAAGGTTGAGTGTCGGATCATACGCTACCTCGCAATGTCATTGTAGCATACTGCATTCATGCATGCTGGTCATGATAAAACGCTACCCAGAGTATGCAAAAAATGCATAAATTAACGGTTTATCATCTATTGCAAGCTCGTTTTCAGCCAAACCTATTTGCGTTTTCTCTTGATTCATGGTTTAATGTGATTTAAGCTAAGTTGAACGTTTACACTTAGAACTACAAGGAGATATGTCTATGAAGAAATTTCTGGCTATCATGCTTTGCGTCCTGCTTGTAAGTGCTCTCTTTATTTCCTGTGGAAAGAAAGAAGCACCTGCTCCAGCCGCAACCACGACGCCGGCACCCGCAGCTCCTGCAGCTCCGGCCGCTCCGGCTCCCGCTCCTGCTGCAACTGCTAAACCGGCACCTGCTGCTCCCGCAGTCACGGCTAAAGATGAAGTCGTATTCCGCATCACCAATGGTGCTGAACCCGAATCTTTGGATCCCGCACTCATTCAGGGTGTTCCCGAGCACAGAATTTTCGAGGCACTCTTCGAAGGTCTGGTAGCAAACGATCCCGAGACTGCTCTTGCAGTTCCCGGTGTTGCTGAAAGCTGGGAAGTTAACGCTGACGGAACCCAGTATACCTTCAAGCTTCGCAAGAACGCTGTTTGGTCCGATGGCACTCCCATCACCGCCAACGACGTCGTATATAGCTGGCTGAGACTTCTGGATCCCGCAACTGCTGGTCCCTACGCTTGGTTCCCCTGCATGTTCCTTGCCGGTGCAACCGAGT contains the following coding sequences:
- the oppB gene encoding oligopeptide ABC transporter permease OppB, with amino-acid sequence MTKYIVNRLLGMIPTLLIIITLSFFIVRIAPGGPFATERNLPEVVKRNIEAKYHLDESMVQQYGRYMFDILRGDLGPSFKYKDYDVNYYIANSLPKSIVLGSWAMLLALLFGISAGIIAAVKQNSWVDYLSMGIAVIGISVPLFVIAPVLQLIFAMKLKWLPTSGWYTTGEGWKTVILPAVSLSFAYFANIARLTRSSMLETLRSDYIRTAKAKGMKNTTIIFKHAMKGAMLPIVSYLGPAFAGIITGSIVVEQIFRVPGLGKFFVQSSFNRDYTLIVGVVIVYSVILIIMNFIVDIVYAQLDPRITYK
- a CDS encoding ABC transporter ATP-binding protein, which produces MNQKPNAKVVLEVKDLKTYFKTDAGIVKAVDGVSFTLHEGETLGIVGESGSGKSVTNLSIMRLIPSPPGKIVGGEALFDGVDIFKVTEKEMRGIRGKKISMIFQDPMTSLNPFLRISTQMVETIRLHEKDVSKQDALKRSIDMLKLVGIPSAEKRIQNYPHQFSGGMRQRVMIAMALSCNAQVLVADEPTTALDVTIQAQILELIDKLSTKMGTAVILITHDLGVVAGMCDHVCVMYAGKIVEKAATDDLYARPSHPYTEGLIKSVPRMDTTKKGNRLFSIEGQPPNVIDLPPCCPFHPRCHKAMEVCRHAYPPVKDLGAGHEVACWLFADEAAKAQALKEANVEEQAT
- a CDS encoding ABC transporter ATP-binding protein, coding for MSTSKKPLLEVKDLKQHFPITSGSILQKQVGAIRAVDGISFDVYPGETLGIVGESGCGKSTTVRSIAQLYKPTSGSVVFNGVDLVGADQKTMLKSRRDIQMIFQDPYASLDPRMTVRSIIAEPLVIYNNRNLLEKPLSSLDIERKVENLMERVGLNKAFKNRYPHEFSGGQRQRIGIARALALNPKIILADEPVSALDVSIQSQILNLLGDLQKEFGLTYIFIAHDLAVIQHISTRVAVMYLGKIVEISDAVRLYDNPLHPYTTALLSAAPIPDPKVERERKRIILTGDVPSPDKERNGCYFYDRCPKKMPWCSCHLPPMFDIEDKHQVACWLYDTEDHSKTSMEEAQADAQKASK